The proteins below come from a single Cricetulus griseus strain 17A/GY chromosome 6, alternate assembly CriGri-PICRH-1.0, whole genome shotgun sequence genomic window:
- the Izumo1 gene encoding izumo sperm-egg fusion protein 1 isoform X4: protein MGPRFTLLLAALADCLCLARPCIICDPFVVAALKTLEQSYLPGHLAPEHHQNVMKRVEQAVKDFKDLPLNKDTYVGAVDEDTLEQASWSFLKDLKRITDSDVKGELFVKELFWMLRLQKDIFATLATRFQKEVFCPNQCGTMLQTLIWCNKCEKQVHSCRKSMDCGERRIEVHRMEDMVLDCQLSWHHASEGLTEYSFYKVWGNSSETLMSKGKEPYMTKTMVGPEDAGNYRCELGTINAGPATIIHFRVIVLPQRPLEEKPAPNIIIQEEETPGQVISGTPESIITIAHQPKPSGNLRHRLLILLILGFVVLVASIIASVLHFRKARAKSKSSSLDIKSSQTEFKSSELERPSFQVEPELQLESGTEDTEEKAEESESQ, encoded by the exons atggggcCGCGTTTTACACTCTTGTTGGCCGCTCTGGCCGACTGCCTGTGTCTGGCGAGGCCCTGCATCATATGTGACCCGTTTGTAGTGGCTGCGCTAAAGACTTTGGAGCAGAGTTACCTGCCTGGCCACCTGGCACCCGAGCATCATCAAAACGTAATGAAGAGGGTAGAGCAGGCGGTGAAGGACTTCAAGGATCTGCCTTTGAATAAGGATACCTATGTGGGGGCCGTGG aTGAGGACACACTGGAACAGGCATCTTGGAGTTTTCTGAAGGATCTGAAACGTATCACGGACAGTGATGTAAAAG GAGAGCTCTTTGTAAAGGAATTATTCTGGATGCTCCGTCTGCAAAAGGACATCTTTGCCACCCTTGCTACGCGGTTCCAAAAAGAAG TTTTTTGTCCCAACCAATGTG GCACGATGCTGCAGACTCTGATCTGGTGTAATAAGTGTGAGaagcaggtccactcttgtcggAAATCCATGGATTGTGGGG AGCGCAGGATAGAGGTGCATCGCATGGAAGACATGGTCCTGGACTGCCAGCTCAGTTGGCATCACGCTTCTGAGGGACTTACGGAGTACAGTTTTTACAAG GTTTGGGGGAACAGTTCTGAGACCTTGATGTCCAAGGGGAAAGAACCCTACATGACCAAGACGATGGTGGGTCCAGAGGATGCCGGCAACTACCGCTGCGAACTGGGAACCATCAATGCTGGTCCTGCCACTATTATCCATTTTCGTGTCATAG TATTACCCCAAAGGCCATTAGAGGAAAAACCGGCACCAAACATCATAATCCAGGAGGAGGAGACCCCTGGCCAGGTGATTTCTGGGACCCCGGAATCCATAATTACGATCGCCCATCAACCGAAACCATCGGGAAATCTGAGACATCGACTCTTAATACTGTTGATCCTTGGCTTCGTAGTTCTGGTGGCCAGCATCATTGCCTC GGTACTTCACTTTAGGAAAGCTAGAGCTAAATCGAAGTCCTCAAGTTTAGACATCAAGTCATCACAGACGGAATTCAAGTCGTCAGAGCTGGAGAGGCCCTCTTTCCAGGTGGAGCCGGAATTGCAGCTTGAGAGTGGCACTGAGGACACAGAGGAAAAGGCCGAGGAATCAGAGAGCCAATAA
- the Fgf21 gene encoding fibroblast growth factor 21, with product MDWMKSGVGVPGLWVPLLPIFLLGVSQAHPIPDSSPLLQFGGQVRHRHLYTDDNQETEVHLEIRQDGTVIGTTHRSPESLLELKALKPGVIQILGVKASRFLCQQPDGTLYGSPHFDPEACSFRELLLEDGYNVYQSEVHGLPLRLPQRDSPNQAPASWGPVRFLPVPGLLHQPQELPGFLAPEPPDVGSSDPLSMVGPLQGRSPSYAS from the exons ATGGACTGGATGAAATCTGGAGTTGGGGTCCCGGGACTGTGGGTCCCTCtgctgcctatcttcctgctGGGGGTCTCCCAGGCACACCCCATCCCTGACTCCAGCCCCCTCCTCCAGTTTGGGGGTCAAGTCCGGCACAGGCACCTCTACACAGATGACAACCAGGAAACTGAAGTCCACCTGGAGATTAGGCAGGATGGCACGGTGATAGGGACCACACACCGCAGCCCAGAAA GTCTCCTGGAGCTCAAAGCCTTGAAGCCAGGGGTCATCCAAATCCTGGGTGTCAAGGCCTCCAGGTTTCTTTGCCAACAACCAGACGGAACCCTGTATGGATCG CCTCACTTTGATCCTGAGGCCTGCAGTTTCAGGGAGCTCTTGCTTGAGGATGGATACAATGTGTACCAATCTGAAGTCCATGGCCTGCCCCTGCGCCTGCCCCAGAGGGACTCTCCAAACCAGGCCCCAGCATCCTGGGGACCTGTGCGCTTCCTGCCAGTGCCAGGACTGCTCCACCAGCCCCAGGAGCTACCAGGGTTCCTGGCCCCAGAACCTCCAGATGTGGGCTCCTCTGACCCACTGAGCATGGTGGGACCTTTGCAGGGCCGAAGCCCCAGCTATGCTTCCTGA
- the Fut1 gene encoding galactoside alpha-(1,2)-fucosyltransferase 1 has product MWTPSRRQLCLAFLLVCVLSTGSFFFHLYGGNFFGNELTLSILCPDYHLLKSPVAMVCLPHPLQTFNASPSCPRQSSSLSGTWTITPAGRFGNQMGQYATLLALAQLNGRPAFIQPEMHATLAPVFRISLPVLDPEVDSLTPWQHLVLHDWMSEEYSHLQDPFLKLSGFPCSWTFFHHLREQIRKEFTLHDHLREGAQHLLSGLRLGPWSIRPHTFVGVHVRRGDYLEVMPNRWKGVVGDRVYLQQAMDWFRARHKDPIFVVTSNGMEWCMENIDTSHGDVVFAGNGQESTPGKDFALLTQCNHTIMTIGTFGFWAAYLAGGDTVYLANFTLPDSEFLKIFRPKAAFLPEWVGINADLSPLQAQVDPWESDGLLRLV; this is encoded by the coding sequence ATGTGGACCCCCAGCCGGAGACAGCTCTGCCTGGCCTTCCTGCTGGTCTGTGTGCTCTCCACTGGCTCCTTCTTTTTCCACCTGTATGGAGGAAACTTCTTTGGAAATGAGCTAACTCTCTCTATCCTGTGTCCAGACTACCACCTGCTTAAGTCCCCAGTGGCCATGGTATGCCTGCCCCACCCATTGCAGACTTTCAATGCCTCCCCTTCCTGTCCCAGACAGTCATCCTCACTCTCTGGGACTTGGACCATCACTCCGGCAGGCAGGTTCGGTAACCAGATGGGGCAGTATGCCACATTGCTGGCCTTGGCTCAGCTCAATGGCCGCCCAGCTTTCATTCAGCCTGAGATGCATGCCACCCTGGCCCCTGTGTTCCGCATCTCCCTGCCCGTGCTGGACCCTGAGGTGGACAGCCTCACACCTTGGCAGCATTTAGTGCTACATGACTGGATGTCAGAGGAGTACTCGCACCTGCAGGACCCCTTTCTCAAGCTGTCCGGTTTCCCTTGCTCTTGGACCTTTTTCCACCATCTCCGGGAACAGATCCGCAAGGAGTTCACCCTGCATGACCACCTTCGAGAAGGTGCCCAGCACCTGCTGAGTGGGCTCCGTCTAGGCCCCTGGAGCATCCGCCCTCACACTTTTGTGGGTGTCCATGTGCGTCGTGGAGACTACCTCGAGGTGATGCCCAATCGCTGGAAGGGTGTGGTGGGTGACCGAGTTTACCTCCAGCAAGCCATGGACTGGTTCCGGGCTCGACACAAAGACCCCATCTTTGTGGTCACCAGCAATGGCATGGAATGGTGTATGGAGAATATCGACACATCCCATGGTGATGTGGTCTTCGCTGGCAATGGACAGGAGAGCACACCAGGGAAAGACTTTGCACTGCTCACCCAGTGTAACCACACCATCATGACCATTGGCACCTTTGGCTTCTGGGCTGCCTACTTAGCTGGTGGAGACACTGTATACCTTGCCAACTTCACCCTGCCAGATTCAGAGTTTCTGAAGATCTTCAGGCCTAAGGCTGCCTTCCTGCCCGAGTGGGTGGGCATTAACGCAGACCTGTCCCCACTTCAGGCTCAGGTTGACCCTTGGGAATCAGATGGTCTTTTAAGATTGGTCTGA
- the Izumo1 gene encoding izumo sperm-egg fusion protein 1 isoform X2 has translation MRQKSWTLGFCICPPHTDEDTLEQASWSFLKDLKRITDSDVKGELFVKELFWMLRLQKDIFATLATRFQKEGTMLQTLIWCNKCEKQVHSCRKSMDCGERRIEVHRMEDMVLDCQLSWHHASEGLTEYSFYKVWGNSSETLMSKGKEPYMTKTMVGPEDAGNYRCELGTINAGPATIIHFRVIVLPQRPLEEKPAPNIIIQEEETPGQVISGTPESIITIAHQPKPSGNLRHRLLILLILGFVVLVASIIASVLHFRKARAKSKSSSLDIKSSQTEFKSSELERPSFQVEPELQLESGTEDTEEKAEESESQ, from the exons ATGCGACAGAAAAGCTGGACTCTGGGGTTCTGtatctgccctccacacacagaTGAGGACACACTGGAACAGGCATCTTGGAGTTTTCTGAAGGATCTGAAACGTATCACGGACAGTGATGTAAAAG GAGAGCTCTTTGTAAAGGAATTATTCTGGATGCTCCGTCTGCAAAAGGACATCTTTGCCACCCTTGCTACGCGGTTCCAAAAAGAAG GCACGATGCTGCAGACTCTGATCTGGTGTAATAAGTGTGAGaagcaggtccactcttgtcggAAATCCATGGATTGTGGGG AGCGCAGGATAGAGGTGCATCGCATGGAAGACATGGTCCTGGACTGCCAGCTCAGTTGGCATCACGCTTCTGAGGGACTTACGGAGTACAGTTTTTACAAG GTTTGGGGGAACAGTTCTGAGACCTTGATGTCCAAGGGGAAAGAACCCTACATGACCAAGACGATGGTGGGTCCAGAGGATGCCGGCAACTACCGCTGCGAACTGGGAACCATCAATGCTGGTCCTGCCACTATTATCCATTTTCGTGTCATAG TATTACCCCAAAGGCCATTAGAGGAAAAACCGGCACCAAACATCATAATCCAGGAGGAGGAGACCCCTGGCCAGGTGATTTCTGGGACCCCGGAATCCATAATTACGATCGCCCATCAACCGAAACCATCGGGAAATCTGAGACATCGACTCTTAATACTGTTGATCCTTGGCTTCGTAGTTCTGGTGGCCAGCATCATTGCCTC GGTACTTCACTTTAGGAAAGCTAGAGCTAAATCGAAGTCCTCAAGTTTAGACATCAAGTCATCACAGACGGAATTCAAGTCGTCAGAGCTGGAGAGGCCCTCTTTCCAGGTGGAGCCGGAATTGCAGCTTGAGAGTGGCACTGAGGACACAGAGGAAAAGGCCGAGGAATCAGAGAGCCAATAA